One region of Tumebacillus amylolyticus genomic DNA includes:
- a CDS encoding TrmB family transcriptional regulator produces MLTRFGFTDYENKVYETLHHVGKPMTGYALAKDSGVPRGKIYEVLHRLVDKGIILESMTGNKSEYQAVDIEIVIKALTQNFYQNVEKLRDAYREDRPEIDDRVWMLKQDSSMLLTMEEWIKKATSSIRLSLWADEFETMRPLLEQKQADGIQVEALSLGSVSSALQHLTTFPVPQWEHHSLERWRLLIVDEARILLAIFHGGEMKGVMTSSPQFVQFFLDFFYHDVVLTEITNRYYDDVLVEDEHIRKLLIKLRY; encoded by the coding sequence ATGCTCACCCGGTTCGGCTTCACCGATTACGAGAACAAAGTCTACGAGACTCTGCACCACGTCGGCAAACCGATGACCGGCTACGCGCTGGCGAAGGACTCCGGCGTACCGCGCGGCAAGATCTACGAAGTCCTGCACCGCCTCGTGGACAAAGGGATCATCCTCGAATCGATGACCGGCAACAAAAGCGAGTACCAAGCGGTAGACATCGAGATCGTCATCAAAGCCCTCACCCAGAATTTCTACCAAAACGTCGAGAAGTTGCGAGACGCCTACCGCGAAGATCGTCCCGAAATCGACGACCGCGTCTGGATGCTGAAGCAAGACTCCTCGATGCTGCTCACGATGGAGGAATGGATCAAAAAAGCCACCTCCTCCATCCGGCTCTCGCTCTGGGCGGACGAATTCGAAACCATGCGCCCACTGCTTGAACAAAAACAAGCCGACGGCATCCAAGTCGAAGCGCTGTCGCTCGGCTCCGTTTCTTCCGCACTCCAACACTTGACGACATTCCCCGTTCCGCAATGGGAACATCATTCCTTGGAGCGTTGGCGGTTGTTGATCGTGGACGAAGCGCGGATTCTGCTCGCGATCTTCCACGGGGGCGAGATGAAGGGCGTGATGACGTCGTCGCCGCAGTTCGTGCAGTTTTTCCTCGACTTTTTCTACCATGACGTGGTGTTGACGGAGATCACCAACCGCTATTACGACGACGTGTTGGTGGAGGACGAACACATTCGCAAGTTGTTGATCAAATTGCGTTATTAA
- a CDS encoding ATP-binding protein, giving the protein MAILTFGFYWLNTAVWWGVMWLFMQKRKHSTSSSIRAIEGVFSGVALALALAYLMLALHRSALLGVIPSALAHISDIPVVPFVIHLLLLAAGGAALLVLNYRFDHLDREVATVSLHSRYRYMIMADKRAILVFSTDGSLQEINPRGCEWMRDSEHQLIGRPVLQVLERLEPEDAHEMFEQIIKGQVVELKRDDRILGDFEWTELLDEDGHPAGQMLCFSDVTENKKFQREIIQSEKLAVVGQLAAATAHEIRNPLTSIKGFLQLFEHKFKGDQGDTEIREYTRIMVEEVDRMEKIIRDFLLMTKPSDVTRERADVNGVIERLLVLVQNQATLRNINVVTDLGELTPVLMHKEAIQQVLLNLMQNAFEAMNIGGTLTIHTEEDEKYVSSTIQDTGVGMTEEEVANLGSPFYSTKTEGTGLGLTVSSKIIHEHGGILDIRSEKGVGTTITVKLPK; this is encoded by the coding sequence ATGGCGATCCTCACCTTTGGCTTCTATTGGTTGAACACGGCGGTTTGGTGGGGTGTCATGTGGTTGTTCATGCAAAAACGCAAGCACTCCACGTCCAGCAGCATCCGAGCCATCGAGGGAGTTTTCTCCGGCGTGGCTTTGGCACTGGCACTCGCGTACCTCATGCTGGCCTTGCATCGGTCGGCGTTGCTGGGCGTGATCCCGTCGGCATTGGCTCACATCTCCGACATTCCCGTCGTTCCGTTTGTGATCCATTTGCTGTTACTCGCTGCGGGTGGAGCGGCGTTGCTCGTGTTGAACTACCGCTTTGACCACCTCGACCGTGAGGTAGCGACGGTTAGCTTGCATTCTCGATACCGCTATATGATTATGGCCGACAAACGAGCGATCTTGGTGTTCAGCACCGATGGCAGCTTGCAAGAAATCAACCCGCGGGGTTGTGAATGGATGCGCGATTCGGAACACCAATTGATCGGCCGGCCGGTGCTTCAGGTCTTGGAGCGCTTGGAACCGGAAGACGCCCACGAAATGTTCGAGCAGATCATCAAGGGGCAGGTTGTGGAATTGAAGCGCGACGACCGCATCTTGGGCGATTTCGAGTGGACGGAACTCTTGGATGAGGACGGACATCCGGCGGGGCAGATGCTCTGCTTCTCCGATGTCACCGAGAACAAGAAATTCCAACGCGAGATCATCCAATCGGAGAAACTCGCCGTCGTCGGGCAATTGGCGGCTGCGACCGCGCATGAGATTCGCAACCCGCTGACCTCGATCAAAGGCTTTCTCCAATTGTTTGAGCACAAGTTCAAAGGAGATCAGGGCGACACCGAGATTCGCGAGTATACGCGGATCATGGTTGAGGAAGTCGACCGCATGGAGAAGATCATCCGCGATTTTCTGCTCATGACGAAGCCCTCCGATGTCACCCGCGAACGGGCGGACGTCAACGGGGTGATCGAGCGCTTGTTGGTCTTGGTGCAGAACCAAGCGACGCTGCGCAACATCAACGTCGTGACCGACCTCGGGGAATTGACGCCGGTCCTCATGCACAAAGAAGCGATTCAGCAAGTCTTGCTCAACCTCATGCAGAACGCATTCGAGGCGATGAACATCGGCGGGACGCTGACGATCCATACCGAAGAGGATGAGAAGTACGTGTCGAGCACGATCCAAGACACGGGAGTCGGCATGACGGAGGAGGAGGTTGCCAACCTCGGCAGCCCGTTCTACTCCACCAAGACCGAAGGCACAGGCCTTGGTCTTACCGTCTCTTCGAAGATCATCCACGAACACGGTGGCATCCTCGACATCCGCAGTGAGAAGGGCGTCGGCACCACGATCACCGTCAAACTGCCCAAGTAA
- a CDS encoding HD-GYP domain-containing protein, which produces MRHVSVDTVQPGNVLARSIYTNDGRPLLNAGVQLTVGMLSTLRRLGVSMLFIQDARFADVVVEEVVSETTRREALSNFATAVQHVQGGSEFNTKQVSQATGSIIDEIMKNKKVLVSLSDIRTKDNRAFIHAINVTILSLVIGSNMGLNRGQLSDLAVGAMFHDIGKIELPEKMMKEESNDLPSGLSNDQNHTWRGYKRLRKKNEISIIAAHCCLQHHEHIDGSGYPRGLTGDEIHPYAKIVAVANAFDNLIAGNEDTKPMLPHEATELMMSLAGKQFDHEVVVQFLRSVAVYPTGVSIKLDNGQVGMVVAQHKGLPSRPIVRVFKKEEGEWESHDVKEVDLAKETTLFIQKVMME; this is translated from the coding sequence ATGCGCCATGTATCGGTAGACACGGTGCAGCCCGGAAACGTGCTGGCCCGGTCGATTTACACAAATGACGGGAGACCTCTGCTCAACGCGGGGGTTCAATTAACGGTTGGGATGTTGAGCACGCTGCGTCGTCTGGGCGTCTCGATGTTGTTTATCCAAGATGCGCGGTTTGCCGATGTCGTGGTGGAGGAAGTCGTTTCGGAAACCACGCGACGGGAAGCGTTGAGCAATTTTGCCACGGCGGTGCAACATGTGCAGGGTGGCAGTGAATTCAACACCAAGCAGGTCTCGCAAGCGACCGGCTCGATTATTGACGAGATCATGAAGAACAAAAAAGTCCTCGTGTCGCTCTCCGACATCCGAACCAAAGACAACCGGGCGTTCATTCACGCGATCAACGTGACGATTCTGTCGCTGGTCATCGGGTCGAACATGGGTCTCAATCGCGGGCAGTTGAGCGATTTGGCGGTCGGCGCGATGTTCCACGATATTGGCAAGATCGAATTGCCGGAGAAGATGATGAAGGAAGAGAGCAACGATCTTCCATCCGGGCTCTCCAACGACCAAAACCACACGTGGCGCGGGTACAAGCGTCTGCGCAAGAAAAACGAGATCTCCATCATCGCGGCGCATTGCTGCTTGCAACATCATGAGCATATTGACGGAAGCGGGTATCCGCGCGGGTTGACCGGGGATGAGATTCACCCGTACGCCAAGATCGTGGCGGTGGCGAATGCGTTTGACAACTTGATTGCGGGCAACGAGGACACGAAGCCGATGTTGCCGCATGAAGCGACAGAGTTGATGATGAGTTTGGCGGGCAAGCAGTTTGACCATGAAGTGGTCGTGCAGTTCTTGCGTTCGGTGGCGGTGTATCCGACGGGCGTCTCGATCAAGCTCGACAACGGCCAAGTCGGCATGGTCGTCGCCCAACACAAAGGTCTGCCGTCCCGCCCGATCGTCCGCGTCTTCAAAAAAGAAGAAGGCGAATGGGAGTCCCACGATGTCAAAGAAGTCGACCTCGCCAAAGAAACGACCCTGTTCATCCAGAAAGTTATGATGGAATAG
- a CDS encoding 5'-3' exonuclease, giving the protein MLNKSNFLVVDGSSLLVRAYFASAYGGRIMQSSRGVYTNGVFGFMNMLLKAVEQMQPTHLFVAWDVSRDTFRRELYPQYKGTRGELPDMLHPQFDTMKEVLDALGVPQHLDERYEADDIIGTLSHMAADEGHDVLVLTGDRDALQLVRDKVTVAIMKKGITEMNYYTPASLYEEWGLTPSQIIDLKGLMGDTSDNIPGVPGIGEKTAKKLLDEYGTVENLIENRHLLKGKMKDKIEEHQEIARLSKLLATIVLDVPLVHTVNDCRLSIKMESAKEKLAELDLNRVWTQLTKVVG; this is encoded by the coding sequence TTGTTGAATAAAAGCAACTTTCTCGTCGTCGACGGCTCGTCTCTCCTCGTGCGTGCGTACTTTGCCAGCGCGTACGGCGGTCGCATCATGCAGTCGTCGCGCGGTGTCTATACGAACGGTGTCTTTGGGTTTATGAACATGCTGTTGAAAGCAGTCGAGCAGATGCAGCCGACCCATCTGTTTGTGGCGTGGGATGTGTCCCGCGATACGTTCCGTCGTGAACTGTACCCGCAGTACAAAGGCACGCGCGGCGAATTGCCGGACATGCTCCACCCGCAGTTTGACACGATGAAGGAAGTCCTCGACGCACTCGGCGTCCCGCAGCACTTGGACGAGCGCTACGAAGCGGACGACATCATCGGCACCCTGTCGCACATGGCGGCAGACGAAGGGCACGACGTATTGGTGTTGACGGGGGACCGCGATGCTTTGCAATTGGTGCGTGACAAAGTAACGGTCGCGATCATGAAGAAAGGCATCACCGAAATGAACTACTACACCCCGGCTTCGCTGTACGAAGAGTGGGGCCTGACCCCGTCGCAAATCATCGACCTCAAAGGTCTGATGGGCGACACCTCCGACAACATCCCGGGCGTGCCGGGCATCGGGGAGAAAACGGCGAAGAAACTGCTGGACGAGTACGGCACGGTCGAGAACCTCATCGAGAACCGCCATCTGCTCAAAGGCAAGATGAAGGACAAAATCGAGGAGCACCAAGAGATCGCCCGCCTGAGCAAGTTGCTCGCGACGATCGTCCTCGACGTCCCGCTCGTCCACACCGTGAACGACTGCCGCCTCTCCATCAAGATGGAATCCGCCAAGGAGAAGCTCGCCGAGTTGGATCTTAACCGCGTCTGGACCCAACTGACGAAAGTAGTCGGCTAG
- a CDS encoding nitroreductase family protein: MSDPTRTLTREQAIPLFEGVELRHSSRSYTGEPLSTEIRTKLLNFLDSGWEPYPESHTRAVFIEGTDKTSRIFKGFLGSYGKVTNAPALIAIIADVDRPHFYEAAGYMGEQCVLYATALGLESCWVGGFFRPEEAGKIAGLGKSERVLCVVAIGTAKQGGMTSLYEGLFKFGSTNRGKRKDVSEIHYLEDITPPHWFLRAIEAVQIAPSSFNKQPWHIMYHRDGRISLSATEDYKEKAPLYAGAPNSSRLCCGIAMAHFKVTTRALGIEGHWIPEVEPSNPIASFFVPSEIKDNLDALNDLEVTS, translated from the coding sequence GTGTCTGACCCAACGCGCACGCTAACTCGTGAACAAGCGATCCCGCTGTTCGAAGGAGTCGAACTCCGTCACAGCAGCCGTTCCTATACAGGCGAACCTCTCTCCACAGAGATTCGCACGAAACTTCTGAACTTCCTCGACTCCGGCTGGGAACCCTATCCGGAGTCGCACACCCGCGCTGTCTTCATCGAAGGCACCGACAAGACCTCGCGCATTTTCAAAGGCTTCCTCGGCTCCTACGGCAAAGTCACCAACGCCCCGGCCCTGATCGCGATCATCGCCGACGTAGACCGACCGCACTTCTACGAAGCAGCTGGCTACATGGGCGAGCAGTGCGTGCTCTACGCCACCGCTCTCGGCCTGGAATCCTGCTGGGTCGGAGGTTTCTTCCGCCCCGAAGAAGCAGGCAAGATCGCAGGTCTTGGCAAAAGCGAACGAGTTCTCTGCGTCGTCGCCATCGGAACCGCCAAGCAGGGCGGCATGACGTCGCTCTACGAAGGACTCTTCAAATTCGGCAGCACCAACCGCGGCAAACGCAAGGACGTCTCCGAGATTCACTACCTCGAAGACATCACCCCGCCGCACTGGTTCTTGCGCGCCATCGAAGCGGTGCAGATCGCGCCGTCGTCGTTCAACAAACAACCTTGGCACATCATGTACCATCGAGACGGCCGCATCTCGCTCTCCGCCACAGAAGACTACAAGGAAAAAGCGCCGCTCTACGCAGGCGCCCCCAACTCCTCCCGACTCTGCTGCGGCATCGCGATGGCCCATTTCAAAGTGACGACCCGCGCCCTCGGCATCGAAGGCCACTGGATTCCCGAAGTCGAACCAAGCAACCCCATCGCGTCGTTCTTCGTCCCTTCGGAGATCAAGGACAACCTCGACGCCTTGAACGATTTGGAGGTCACCTCATGA
- a CDS encoding LysE/ArgO family amino acid transporter codes for MVLAFLHGFLLAFGLILPLGVQNVFVFNQGARQGSFLRALPVVVTATICDWLLILLSVLGVSLLVIEVAWVRWLLIVVGVLFLLYMGWLTWKSAASSGDSPQDNDNGETFSAKRQILFAASVSLLNPHAILDTVGVIGTSSLSYAGGDKIWFTAASMLVSLLWFLSLAFAGRLIGKLNRGVLPLINRISAVIMWGSAVYMVLTLL; via the coding sequence TTGGTCTTGGCTTTTTTGCATGGGTTTTTGTTGGCGTTTGGGTTGATATTGCCTTTGGGCGTGCAGAATGTGTTTGTTTTTAATCAGGGAGCGCGGCAAGGGTCTTTCTTGCGGGCGCTGCCTGTCGTGGTAACGGCGACGATTTGTGATTGGTTGTTGATTTTGCTCTCGGTGCTCGGCGTCTCGCTCCTCGTCATCGAAGTGGCCTGGGTGCGCTGGCTGTTGATCGTCGTCGGCGTGCTGTTCCTGCTCTACATGGGCTGGTTGACGTGGAAAAGCGCCGCTTCCTCCGGCGACTCCCCTCAGGACAACGACAACGGCGAAACCTTCTCCGCCAAACGGCAAATTCTCTTCGCCGCCTCCGTCTCTCTCCTCAACCCCCACGCCATTCTCGACACCGTCGGCGTCATCGGAACCTCCTCGCTTTCCTATGCGGGCGGGGACAAAATTTGGTTCACCGCCGCCTCCATGCTTGTCTCGCTGCTCTGGTTTCTCTCCCTCGCCTTCGCCGGCCGTCTCATCGGCAAACTCAACCGAGGTGTTCTCCCTCTGATCAACCGAATTTCAGCTGTGATCATGTGGGGAAGTGCGGTGTACATGGTTCTCACCTTGTTGTAG
- a CDS encoding SDR family NAD(P)-dependent oxidoreductase encodes MALKVQGQVAIITGASSGIGRASALQLAEAGFQVALGARNLDKLAGVAAEIKEATGHEPFLMQIDVRHHDQVKDFVAAVKHHFGRIDLLLNNAGLAKGTTPLVEETDVSNWDAMLDTNVRGLLLMTREAVPHMIEGGNGHVINLGSIAGREAYAGGGVYCASKFAVRAITEALRHELLGKPVRITTVDPGMVETDFSVVRLGDQEKADAVYAGMTPLTAEDIADCVTWAATRPKHVNIDAIIVKPLDQSGAGKVARR; translated from the coding sequence ATGGCATTGAAAGTACAAGGACAAGTCGCGATCATCACCGGAGCGTCGTCGGGCATCGGCCGGGCGAGCGCGTTGCAACTGGCGGAAGCGGGATTCCAAGTGGCGCTGGGCGCACGCAATCTGGACAAGTTGGCGGGAGTCGCCGCCGAAATCAAGGAAGCCACGGGACATGAGCCGTTCCTTATGCAAATCGACGTCCGTCACCACGACCAAGTGAAAGACTTCGTCGCCGCCGTCAAACACCACTTCGGCCGCATCGACTTGCTGCTCAACAACGCAGGTCTCGCCAAAGGCACGACGCCGCTCGTCGAAGAAACGGACGTCTCGAACTGGGACGCGATGCTCGACACGAACGTGCGCGGGCTGTTGCTCATGACCCGAGAGGCGGTTCCGCATATGATCGAGGGAGGCAACGGGCACGTCATCAACCTCGGTTCGATCGCAGGTCGTGAAGCGTACGCGGGCGGCGGCGTCTACTGCGCGTCGAAATTTGCAGTTCGTGCGATCACCGAAGCTCTGCGCCACGAACTCTTGGGCAAGCCGGTTCGCATCACCACCGTCGATCCGGGCATGGTCGAGACGGACTTCTCCGTGGTACGCCTCGGCGATCAGGAAAAAGCGGACGCCGTCTACGCCGGCATGACTCCGCTTACCGCCGAAGACATTGCCGACTGCGTCACGTGGGCGGCGACTCGTCCGAAGCATGTCAACATCGACGCGATCATCGTCAAACCGCTCGACCAATCGGGAGCGGGCAAAGTCGCGCGTCGCTGA
- a CDS encoding enoyl-CoA hydratase-related protein → MSDLLFEVKDHIATITLNRPEALNAFSVPMIQAWVSALEECRDNDDIRVVVVTGAGRAFCSGGDVRAMREGKGFLAQGDDEIDTYTTGLARKNSLWKLIQRVPLTLEQVDKPVIAALNGDAVGAGLDMALMCDLRVASDTARFSEGYVKLGIVPGDGGAYFLPKLVGMAKALELLLTGDRIDAREAERIGLVNSVVPAEQVLDEAYKLASKIAAQPPVAVRLIKRAAYQSQRTDLRTALDLVSSHMAIVTETEDHLEAVRALLEKRQGEYRGK, encoded by the coding sequence ATGAGCGACTTGCTGTTTGAAGTCAAGGACCATATCGCCACGATCACACTCAACCGCCCCGAGGCGCTGAACGCTTTCTCCGTGCCGATGATCCAAGCATGGGTCTCTGCCTTGGAAGAGTGCCGCGACAACGACGACATCCGCGTCGTCGTCGTCACCGGAGCGGGACGAGCGTTCTGCTCCGGCGGCGACGTGCGGGCGATGCGCGAAGGCAAAGGCTTTCTCGCCCAAGGCGACGACGAGATCGACACCTACACCACCGGCCTCGCCCGCAAGAACTCGCTGTGGAAACTCATCCAACGGGTGCCGCTGACTTTGGAGCAAGTCGACAAGCCGGTCATCGCTGCGCTCAACGGAGATGCAGTCGGTGCCGGTCTCGACATGGCGTTGATGTGCGACCTGCGGGTCGCGAGTGACACGGCCCGTTTTTCCGAAGGGTACGTGAAGCTTGGCATCGTACCGGGCGACGGAGGCGCGTACTTTCTCCCGAAGCTCGTCGGGATGGCGAAAGCGTTGGAATTGTTGCTGACAGGCGACAGGATCGACGCCCGAGAAGCGGAGCGAATCGGCCTCGTCAACTCCGTGGTTCCGGCAGAGCAAGTCTTGGACGAAGCCTACAAACTCGCCTCCAAGATCGCCGCCCAACCGCCGGTTGCCGTGCGACTGATCAAACGCGCCGCCTACCAGAGCCAACGCACCGATTTGCGTACGGCGCTCGACCTCGTCTCGTCGCACATGGCCATCGTCACGGAGACCGAAGACCATCTGGAAGCCGTGCGTGCCTTGCTGGAGAAACGCCAGGGCGAATATCGAGGGAAATAA
- a CDS encoding alkaline phosphatase family protein, translating into MKKAFALIAALTAVTAVGATVNQPQTATAAGTVPRPDHVIVVMEENHSYSEVIGNTTEAPYINSLKTLGASFSDSHGVEHPSQPNYFDLFSGTNHSVTSDTCPHTFTTPSLASQLIGAGLTFGGYSEDLPYTGFTGCSNLKYYRKHAPWVNFSNLPTSINMPFTSFPTDFTKLPTISFVIPNQDHDMHDGTINQADTWLKTNLDSYVQWAKTHNSLLIVQWDEDDFGTSNQIPTLFVGPMVKAGSYSENINHFNVLRTLEDMYALPTVSKSTTATPITDVWN; encoded by the coding sequence ATGAAAAAAGCATTTGCCCTCATCGCAGCCCTGACTGCTGTCACCGCAGTCGGAGCCACCGTCAATCAGCCGCAGACCGCGACTGCAGCAGGCACCGTGCCGCGCCCGGATCATGTCATCGTCGTTATGGAGGAGAACCATTCCTACAGCGAAGTGATCGGGAACACCACCGAAGCGCCGTACATCAACTCGCTGAAAACACTTGGGGCTTCGTTCTCGGACTCGCACGGCGTTGAGCATCCGTCTCAACCGAACTACTTCGACCTGTTCTCCGGCACGAACCACAGCGTCACCTCTGATACCTGCCCGCACACGTTCACGACGCCAAGCCTTGCATCACAACTGATTGGGGCCGGACTTACGTTTGGCGGTTACTCCGAAGACCTGCCGTACACCGGATTTACGGGCTGCTCGAACTTGAAATACTACCGCAAACACGCTCCGTGGGTGAACTTCTCGAACTTGCCGACTTCGATCAACATGCCGTTCACCTCGTTCCCAACCGACTTCACCAAACTGCCGACGATCTCGTTCGTCATCCCGAACCAAGACCACGACATGCATGACGGCACGATCAACCAAGCGGATACGTGGTTGAAAACCAACCTCGACTCCTATGTACAATGGGCGAAAACGCACAACTCCCTGCTGATCGTCCAATGGGACGAGGACGACTTCGGCACTTCGAACCAAATTCCGACCCTCTTCGTCGGCCCGATGGTCAAAGCGGGCAGCTACAGCGAGAACATCAACCATTTCAACGTCCTGAGAACGCTGGAAGACATGTACGCCCTCCCGACGGTGTCTAAATCGACCACCGCAACGCCGATCACCGACGTCTGGAACTAA
- a CDS encoding M2 family metallopeptidase has protein sequence MTRLQEFLDRMIPRIVDLHKLSNDAYWKATTTGDPADEERYAALKADLLKLFADRDAYAQLRELRESGQITDPLLARQLEILYYSYAEQQIDAEDIEELVRRETEIEGRFTSYRALIDGEKVSDNEIYDILGSETSSEKRRAAWEASKQIGVEVAHNVIELVKFRNGIAAKLGYSNYYEMSLAFQEIDRTELFDVLGQLEVATRAPFAAMKAELDGELAARCGIDVSEMRPWHYADPFFQEAPASEGVDLNKYFADQDVVALSKVYFDGVGLEIQDILNRSDLYEREGKNQHAYCTDIDREGDVRILCNVRANEYWMATMLHELGHAVYDQEFDANLPWLLRGPAHTLTTEAIAMLFGRLTKDADWLTKIAGVPPEEAQAVSSEVARQLTRSMLIFVRWGLVMTYFERDMYENPDRDLNTLWWDYVEKFQMVKRPEGRTAPDWAAKIHLGTAPVYYQNYILGELCASQFLAAMERDLNLTSVTEEPRVGQWLTEKVFLPGARYSWNEMIRNATGQELTPEFFVKQFV, from the coding sequence ATGACACGTTTGCAAGAATTTCTCGACCGTATGATTCCACGAATCGTAGACTTACATAAGCTCTCGAACGACGCGTATTGGAAAGCCACCACGACGGGCGACCCGGCGGACGAAGAGCGGTACGCCGCGTTGAAAGCCGATTTGCTGAAGTTGTTCGCCGACCGCGACGCCTATGCTCAATTGCGCGAATTGCGTGAATCGGGTCAAATCACCGATCCGCTGTTGGCTCGTCAGTTGGAAATCCTCTACTACAGTTATGCAGAGCAACAGATTGACGCGGAGGACATCGAAGAATTGGTGCGCCGCGAGACGGAGATCGAGGGACGTTTCACCTCGTATCGTGCGCTGATCGACGGCGAGAAAGTCTCGGACAATGAAATTTATGACATCCTCGGGAGCGAAACTTCCTCTGAGAAGCGCCGTGCGGCGTGGGAAGCGAGCAAGCAGATCGGGGTGGAAGTGGCGCACAACGTCATCGAGTTGGTAAAGTTCCGCAACGGGATCGCCGCGAAACTCGGGTACTCGAACTACTACGAGATGAGCTTGGCGTTTCAGGAAATCGACCGTACGGAGCTGTTTGATGTGCTCGGACAGTTGGAAGTTGCTACCCGCGCGCCTTTTGCCGCGATGAAAGCGGAGTTGGACGGCGAGTTGGCGGCGCGCTGCGGCATCGACGTTTCGGAGATGCGCCCGTGGCATTATGCGGACCCGTTCTTCCAAGAAGCTCCCGCGTCGGAGGGCGTCGATCTCAACAAGTATTTCGCCGACCAAGACGTGGTCGCGCTCTCCAAAGTATACTTCGACGGGGTCGGGCTGGAGATTCAAGACATCCTCAACCGCTCCGACCTGTACGAGCGGGAAGGCAAGAACCAGCATGCGTATTGCACCGACATCGACCGTGAGGGCGACGTGCGAATTCTCTGCAACGTCCGCGCCAACGAATACTGGATGGCGACGATGCTGCATGAACTCGGACATGCCGTGTATGACCAGGAGTTCGACGCCAACCTGCCGTGGTTGTTGCGCGGTCCGGCGCATACGTTGACGACGGAAGCGATTGCGATGCTGTTCGGTCGTTTGACCAAAGACGCCGATTGGCTGACGAAGATCGCCGGCGTCCCTCCCGAGGAAGCGCAAGCCGTCTCATCGGAAGTCGCTCGCCAGTTGACGCGTTCGATGTTGATCTTCGTGCGTTGGGGCTTGGTGATGACGTACTTCGAGCGCGACATGTACGAGAATCCGGATCGCGACTTGAACACGCTGTGGTGGGACTATGTGGAGAAGTTCCAGATGGTCAAACGTCCGGAAGGCCGCACCGCACCCGATTGGGCGGCGAAGATTCACCTCGGCACCGCTCCGGTCTATTACCAGAATTACATCCTCGGCGAACTCTGCGCGTCGCAATTCCTCGCGGCGATGGAGCGCGACCTGAACTTGACTTCCGTGACCGAGGAGCCCCGTGTCGGGCAATGGCTCACGGAGAAAGTCTTCCTGCCGGGAGCCCGCTACTCGTGGAACGAAATGATCCGAAATGCCACCGGTCAAGAGCTGACCCCGGAGTTTTTCGTGAAGCAGTTTGTTTGA